The following are encoded together in the Anaerostipes caccae L1-92 genome:
- a CDS encoding triose-phosphate isomerase: MKRELRVPFLIVNPKAYIYGEESLELAKVCDQLAEEYDIDIIFTGQHVDLKQIAQETKNLIVTTQHMDGLVPGRGMGFILPDALKAAGVDGVILNHAEHPLSMCDLDKTIKRASELDMITIVCSDSVEQTRAVAELGPDVMICEPTSLIGTGSTSDDAYIEATNEAVKSVNPDIKIIQAAGVSTGDDVYRVVVGGAHGSGGTSGILNAPSRKGKIEEMLQALVKAKKEI, translated from the coding sequence ATGAAGAGAGAACTGAGAGTACCATTTTTAATCGTCAATCCAAAAGCATATATTTACGGAGAAGAATCCTTAGAACTTGCAAAAGTTTGTGACCAGCTTGCCGAGGAATATGACATTGACATTATCTTTACAGGACAGCATGTGGACTTAAAACAGATCGCACAGGAGACAAAAAATTTGATCGTGACAACACAGCATATGGACGGATTAGTTCCGGGAAGAGGAATGGGATTCATCCTTCCGGATGCGCTGAAAGCAGCCGGAGTGGACGGTGTGATCTTAAACCACGCAGAGCATCCGCTTTCTATGTGTGACTTGGATAAGACCATCAAACGTGCAAGTGAACTGGATATGATCACGATCGTGTGCTCAGATTCAGTGGAACAGACAAGAGCGGTTGCAGAGCTTGGGCCTGATGTTATGATCTGTGAACCTACCAGCCTGATCGGAACAGGAAGCACAAGTGATGACGCATACATAGAAGCTACAAATGAAGCAGTGAAGTCCGTAAATCCTGACATTAAGATCATTCAGGCTGCCGGAGTGAGCACCGGGGACGACGTCTACAGAGTCGTAGTGGGCGGAGCTCACGGAAGCGGCGGAACAAGCGGAATCCTGAATGCTCCTAGCAGAAAAGGAAAGATTGAAGAAATGCTTCAGGCGCTTGTGAAGGCGAAAAAAGAAATATAA
- a CDS encoding YjbQ family protein, which translates to MTVYKEQISLNSHGTTPTYLDITPQVKEAIKNSGIKSGTCTVISPHTTCSVFFEEFVHDYNEAGDEFLQEDLNNVLEKIIPNQDSKDLYIYPGEKHYEAVEAWPNAAEYLPDGDRKALWNCDAHLKATLLGSSQVFDVEDGKLGVGSTGYVYFVDFDRTRARTRKCKIIVMGE; encoded by the coding sequence ATGACCGTATATAAAGAACAAATCAGCCTGAACTCTCATGGCACGACACCGACTTACCTGGATATCACCCCTCAGGTAAAGGAAGCAATCAAAAACAGCGGAATCAAGAGCGGAACCTGTACCGTCATCTCACCTCACACAACCTGCTCTGTTTTCTTTGAAGAATTTGTACATGATTATAATGAGGCAGGGGATGAATTTCTCCAGGAAGATTTAAACAATGTGCTTGAAAAGATCATTCCAAATCAGGATTCTAAAGATCTCTACATTTATCCGGGAGAAAAACATTATGAGGCTGTGGAGGCATGGCCGAACGCTGCAGAATATCTTCCGGACGGGGACAGAAAAGCCCTCTGGAACTGCGACGCACATCTGAAAGCAACACTTCTTGGCTCCAGCCAGGTGTTTGACGTAGAAGACGGAAAATTAGGTGTCGGATCCACAGGATATGTTTATTTTGTAGACTTTGACCGCACACGTGCCCGCACAAGAAAATGCAAGATCATTGTAATGGGCGAATAG
- a CDS encoding class II fructose-bisphosphate aldolase, translated as MLVTSKELFKKAQEGKFAIPAPNFIDLESLHWHVETAERHNLPLILALAEAHIGENITLEDAALVGKKYAEEAKVPVVLHLDHGTTPEVIKKAIDLGFSSVMIDASQDTFEENVRKTKDIIDYAHPKGVVVEAEIGHVGAGENYENHETSDSQYTTVEEAKKFAEETGVDSLAISIGTAHGMYKGIPEINFDRLKEIAAAVDTPLVLHGGSSSGDENLNRCATNGITKINIFSDLLVAAKEEIDNNKPKTYLDVKALSKQGMQKCLEHYYAVFETREA; from the coding sequence ATGCTTGTAACTTCAAAGGAACTGTTTAAAAAAGCACAGGAAGGGAAATTCGCGATCCCTGCACCAAACTTTATTGATCTTGAGTCTCTCCACTGGCATGTGGAAACAGCCGAAAGACATAATCTCCCGCTGATCCTTGCACTGGCTGAGGCACATATCGGAGAAAATATTACATTGGAAGATGCTGCTTTGGTAGGAAAGAAATATGCCGAGGAAGCAAAAGTACCGGTTGTACTTCATCTGGATCACGGAACTACACCGGAAGTGATCAAAAAAGCAATCGATCTTGGATTTTCTTCTGTCATGATTGACGCTTCACAGGATACTTTTGAAGAAAATGTAAGAAAAACTAAGGATATCATCGACTATGCACATCCAAAGGGAGTGGTAGTGGAAGCAGAAATCGGCCATGTGGGAGCCGGTGAAAACTATGAGAACCATGAGACATCCGATTCTCAGTATACAACTGTAGAAGAGGCAAAGAAGTTTGCCGAAGAGACAGGTGTGGATTCACTTGCGATCTCTATCGGTACAGCACATGGAATGTATAAAGGCATTCCGGAAATCAATTTTGACAGACTGAAAGAAATTGCTGCGGCTGTTGACACTCCGCTTGTCCTTCACGGAGGATCTTCATCAGGAGATGAAAACTTAAACCGCTGTGCAACAAATGGAATTACGAAAATAAATATCTTCTCTGACCTGTTAGTGGCCGCAAAAGAGGAGATTGACAATAATAAACCGAAAACGTATCTGGATGTAAAGGCATTGTCAAAACAGGGAATGCAGAAATGTCTGGAACACTATTATGCAGTATTTGAAACAAGGGAAGCTTAA
- a CDS encoding NAD(P)H-dependent oxidoreductase: MLNMDKKLIKRQEDGQIIKTGIVGAGQMGRGMVTQMVLMNGMMPAIVSDIKVENAVNAFKYAGVKEDDIAIAKTLADANAAMEAGKYVACEDANFVSQANLVECAIDATGVPDVGAKVATDAMKNKKHVVMLNVETDVVIGPYLKKLAAKEGVIYTGSAGDEPGAVMELYSFAKAMGMNVEVMGKGKNNKLDYDCNPDTVLEEATRRVMSPKMLCAFKDGTKTMVEMTAMSNYTGLVPDVIGGHGPQTSPGTEGIKELNDILKLKKDGGILNKHGVVEYVNGVAPGVFVTVSTPNEEIAYQMAYHSMGPGPLWTLYRPYHLCNLETPLTVAKAVIDGEVTCVPIDGLVSECITRAKIDLKAGQTIDGIGGFTTHGSIAEAKESDAKGYVPFGLVTNKAVMKRDVKKGELLTYDDVELDKSTLIYQLRKEQDAMYGRNVL; this comes from the coding sequence ATGTTAAACATGGACAAAAAACTGATCAAGAGACAGGAAGACGGACAGATCATTAAAACCGGTATCGTAGGAGCCGGCCAGATGGGACGCGGAATGGTAACCCAGATGGTATTGATGAACGGTATGATGCCGGCTATCGTATCTGATATCAAAGTTGAAAATGCAGTCAATGCATTCAAATATGCCGGTGTAAAAGAAGACGACATTGCGATTGCAAAAACTCTTGCAGATGCCAACGCAGCAATGGAAGCAGGAAAATATGTTGCTTGTGAGGACGCAAACTTCGTATCTCAGGCAAACCTGGTAGAGTGTGCGATCGATGCAACCGGTGTGCCGGATGTAGGAGCAAAAGTCGCAACTGATGCAATGAAGAACAAAAAACATGTGGTTATGTTAAACGTTGAGACTGACGTTGTTATCGGGCCATATTTAAAGAAACTGGCAGCAAAAGAAGGTGTCATCTACACAGGATCCGCTGGAGATGAGCCGGGAGCTGTTATGGAACTTTACAGCTTTGCAAAAGCCATGGGAATGAACGTAGAAGTCATGGGTAAAGGAAAGAACAACAAACTGGACTATGACTGCAATCCGGATACTGTATTAGAAGAAGCAACCAGAAGAGTCATGAGTCCAAAGATGCTCTGTGCATTCAAAGACGGAACAAAGACGATGGTAGAGATGACAGCCATGTCCAACTACACAGGATTAGTTCCTGATGTGATCGGAGGACACGGACCACAGACTTCACCGGGAACAGAAGGAATCAAAGAGCTGAATGATATCCTGAAGCTTAAGAAAGACGGCGGAATCTTAAACAAACATGGAGTTGTAGAGTATGTAAACGGAGTTGCTCCTGGAGTATTCGTAACGGTATCCACACCGAACGAAGAGATCGCATACCAGATGGCATACCACAGCATGGGACCTGGACCGCTTTGGACCTTATACCGTCCATACCACTTATGTAACTTAGAGACACCGCTTACGGTAGCGAAAGCAGTCATCGACGGAGAGGTTACCTGTGTACCGATCGACGGATTAGTATCAGAGTGTATTACAAGAGCGAAGATCGACCTGAAAGCAGGCCAGACCATCGATGGAATCGGAGGATTCACAACACATGGATCTATCGCAGAAGCAAAAGAATCTGATGCGAAGGGATACGTACCGTTCGGACTTGTAACAAACAAGGCAGTGATGAAGAGAGATGTGAAGAAGGGTGAACTCTTAACATACGATGATGTGGAATTAGATAAGTCTACCCTGATCTACCAGCTGAGAAAAGAACAGGACGCAATGTACGGAAGAAACGTTTTATAG